In Chiroxiphia lanceolata isolate bChiLan1 chromosome 2, bChiLan1.pri, whole genome shotgun sequence, a single genomic region encodes these proteins:
- the CLNS1A gene encoding methylosome subunit pICln → MVEQGGGGGAMSFLKRFPPPADGVRHQQPDTEALLAGRSLGAGTLYIAESRLSWLENSGVGFSLDYPTISLHAVSRDLSAFPREHLYVMVNAKFEEETKEAPMAEGEEEDDSDDDVEPIAEFRFVPNDKSALEAMFSAMCECQALHPDPDDDDSDNDYEGDEYDVEARELEQGDIPSFYTYEEGLSHLTAEGQATLERLEGMLAQSVSTQYNMAGVRTEDSIREFEDGMEVDVAPVVAGQFEDAEVDH, encoded by the exons ATGGTGGAGcagggaggcggcggcggcgccaTGAGTTTCCTCAAGCGGTTCCCGCCGCCGGCCGATGGCGTTCGGCACCAGCAGCCGGACACGGAGGCGCTGCTGGCGGGGCGCAGCCTGGGCGCCGGCACCCTCTACATCGCCGAGAG TCGCCTGTCTTGGTTGGAAAACTCTGGAGTTGGCTTCTCCTTGGATTATCCCACCATAAGCTTACACGCCGTCTCCAGGGATCTGAGCGCCTTCCCAAGGGAGCACTTGTATGTCATGGTGAACGCCAAATTTGAAG AGGAGACAAAAGAGGCTCCCATGgctgaaggggaggaggaggacgacAGCGATGACGATGTTGAACCGATTGCAGAATTCCGATTTGTACCTAATGACAAATCAGCCT TGGAAGCCATGTTTTCAGCCATGTGTGAATGCCAAGCTCTGCACCCAGACCCGGATGATGACGATTCAGACAACGATTACGAAGGGGACGAGTACGATGTTGAGGCCCGCG AGCTAGAACAAGGTGACATCCCAAGCTTTTACACGTATGAAGAAGGATTGTCACATTTAACTGCAGAAGGTCAGGCCACACTGGAGAGGTTAGAAGGCATGTTAGCCCAGTCTGTCAGCACTCAGTACAACATGGCTGGAGTGAGAACAGAGGACTCGATAAGGGAGTTTGAAG ATGGGATGGAGGTGGACGTAGCACCAGTAGTCGCCGGGCAGTTTGAAGATGCAGAAGTCGATCACTGA